One segment of Rosa chinensis cultivar Old Blush chromosome 6, RchiOBHm-V2, whole genome shotgun sequence DNA contains the following:
- the LOC112169601 gene encoding protein STRICTOSIDINE SYNTHASE-LIKE 13, which translates to MHQKLQSIKLSLPLLFRSLFNMEKRKLKDRDEAILLQHPLVLFLILVLGFVIMDPLQVGPLGGHEFKPVKHSIAPYKKVMERWPRDNLSRLGLGKLEFEDEVFGPESLEFDALGLGPYTGLADGRIVRWMGPDVGWETFALVTANWSEQVCAKGNESTTYKQWKHEKRCGRPLGLRFDKVTGNLYIADAYYGLLVVGPEGGLATPLSTQDVEGNPILFANDLDIHTNGSIFFTDTSTRYNRVDHFLILLEGEATGRLLRYDPPTKTTHVVLHGLAFPNGLQFSQDQTFLLFTETTNCRLMKYWLEGPKSGTVELVADLPGFPDNVRINEKGQFWVAIDCCRTPAQEVLSNNPWLRNVYFRLPIRMTYLARIMGMKMYTLISLFNDKGEILEVLEDRKGEVMKLVSEVRESKGKLWIGTVAHNHIATVPYP; encoded by the exons ATGCATCAAAAACTTCAGTCTATCAAACTTTCTCTGCCTCTTCTCTTTCGATCTCTCTTTAACATGGAGAAAAGAAAACTGAAAGACAGAGATGAAGCAATATTATTGCAGCACCCACTTGTGCTTTTCCTTATTCTGGTTTTGGGCTTTGTCATAATGGATCCTCTACAAGTAGGCCCTCTAGGCGGCCATGAATTCAAGCCCGTCAAGCACAGCATTGCGCCATACAAGAAAGTCATGGAGAGGTGGCCGAGGGACAATCTGAGCCGGTTGGGACTCGGGAAGTTGGAGTTCGAGGACGAAGTTTTTGGGCCTGAATCTTTGGAGTTTGATGCATTGGGCCTTGGGCCTTACACCGGGTTAGCCGATGGACGCATCGTGAGATGGATGGGCCCGGATGTGGGTTGGGAGACATTTGCGCTTGTAACAGCAAATTG GTCAGAGCAGGTTTGTGCAAAAGGCAATGAGTCCACCACATACAAGCAATGGAAGCATGAAAAAAGGTGTGGTCGTCCACTAGGGTTAAGATTTGACAAAGTGACTGGAAATCTGTACATTGCGGACGCTTATTATGGACTTCTAGTTGTTGGACCTGAAGGAGGACTCGCAACTCCTTTGTCGACTCAAGACGTTGAGGGCAACCCCATACTCTTTGCAAATGACCTTGATATCCACACCAATGGTTCCATCTTCTTCACAGATACTAGCACGAGATACAACAGGGT GGATCATTTCCTTATACTATTGGAAGGAGAAGCCACCGGTAGGCTTCTGAGATATGATCCTCCCACTAAAACAACTCATGTTGTCTTGCATGGTTTGGCCTTTCCAAATGGCTTACAATTTTCTCAGGACCAAACCTTCCTTCTCTTCACTGAGACCACCAACTGCAG GCTCATGAAATATTGGTTAGAAGGTCCAAAATCTGGAACAGTGGAACTTGTTGCGGACCTTCCAGGATTTCCAGACAATGTAAGAATAAATGAGAAAGGGCAATTCTGGGTAGCAATAGATTGTTGCAGGACTCCAGCACAGGAGGTCCTCTCTAATAATCCATGGTTAAGGAATGTCTACTTTCGCTTGCCAATCCGGATGACCTACTTGGCAAGAATTATGGGAATGAAAATGTACACACTGATCTCGCTATTCAATGACAAGGGAGAAATTTTGGAAGTTCTTGAAGACC